From Candidatus Sphingomonas colombiensis, one genomic window encodes:
- a CDS encoding amidohydrolase family protein — protein sequence MLRKLLIALAVTTAAPAIAQTAAPAKVTYIHAGALLDQPGQAPRGKSTIIVRDGKVAEVRDGFLVPPATAELIELQDKFVLPGLVDMHVHLWGIGGDPVRARLMGMTQDDGDNMIVAQLNARKTLKAGFTTVRDLGGNPRGVRALRDAIERGDVEGPSIVNAGQMISITGGHGDGTNGLAEEWSDAVHQHQINTCDGPDDCRRAVRAQIGLGAQVIKFAATGGVLSNVAGGLGRAMTPEEMRALIDAAHSFGRKVAAHSHAAEGTKAAIEAGVDTIDHGTFLDDEAIRLFKAKGTYLVPTMIAPMTALAQARAGALPANTIPKAEAAAAAAVASHRKAIAAGVKIAFGTDTGVSKHGDNAKEFALMVNAGMTPAAAIRAATVSAADALGRDDIGSITPGKRADIIAVSGSPLEDVTRLENVAFVMHQGVVASGAQ from the coding sequence ATGTTGAGGAAGCTGCTGATCGCGCTGGCGGTCACCACCGCCGCGCCGGCCATCGCGCAGACCGCCGCGCCGGCGAAGGTCACCTATATCCATGCGGGCGCGTTGCTCGATCAGCCGGGGCAGGCGCCGCGCGGCAAGAGCACCATCATCGTGCGCGACGGCAAGGTGGCGGAAGTCCGCGATGGCTTCCTGGTGCCGCCGGCCACCGCCGAGCTTATCGAGTTGCAGGACAAGTTCGTTCTGCCGGGGCTGGTCGATATGCACGTCCACCTTTGGGGCATCGGCGGCGATCCGGTGCGCGCGCGCCTCATGGGGATGACGCAGGACGACGGCGACAACATGATCGTGGCGCAGCTTAACGCGCGCAAAACGCTGAAAGCCGGCTTCACCACCGTGCGCGATCTCGGCGGCAACCCGCGCGGCGTCCGCGCGCTGCGCGACGCGATCGAGCGTGGCGATGTCGAAGGCCCGTCGATCGTCAACGCCGGCCAGATGATCTCGATCACCGGCGGTCACGGCGACGGCACCAACGGGCTTGCCGAGGAATGGTCCGACGCGGTGCACCAGCATCAGATCAACACCTGCGACGGCCCGGACGATTGCCGCCGCGCGGTGCGCGCGCAGATCGGGCTTGGCGCACAGGTCATCAAGTTCGCCGCGACTGGCGGCGTGCTCTCGAACGTCGCGGGCGGCCTTGGCCGGGCGATGACGCCGGAGGAGATGCGCGCGCTGATCGACGCTGCGCACAGCTTCGGACGCAAGGTCGCCGCGCACAGCCACGCGGCCGAAGGCACCAAGGCGGCGATCGAGGCCGGCGTCGACACGATCGATCACGGCACTTTCCTCGACGATGAGGCGATCCGGTTGTTCAAGGCCAAGGGTACCTATCTGGTGCCGACGATGATCGCGCCGATGACCGCTCTGGCCCAGGCTCGCGCAGGCGCGCTCCCGGCGAACACCATCCCGAAGGCGGAAGCCGCCGCCGCCGCCGCGGTGGCGAGCCATCGCAAGGCAATCGCCGCGGGCGTGAAGATCGCATTCGGCACCGATACCGGCGTGTCGAAGCACGGTGACAATGCGAAGGAATTCGCACTGATGGTGAACGCCGGCATGACGCCGGCCGCCGCGATTCGCGCCGCGACCGTTTCCGCCGCAGACGCGCTGGGCCGTGACGACATCGGCTCGATCACCCCGGGCAAGCGCGCCGACATCATCGCGGTCAGCGGTTCGCCGCTGGAGGACGTGACCCGGCTGGAGAACGTCGCGTTCGTGATGCATCAAGGCGTGGTCGCGAGCGGCGCGCAGTAA
- a CDS encoding DUF2312 domain-containing protein, producing the protein MTDNVSAEQLRQFIERIERLEEEKKAFADDIRDVYAEAKSTGFDGKTMRAIVRLRKMEKHHRDEADALLELYRQALGMI; encoded by the coding sequence ATGACCGACAATGTTTCCGCCGAACAGCTGCGCCAGTTCATCGAGCGCATCGAGCGGCTGGAGGAAGAGAAGAAGGCGTTCGCCGACGATATCCGGGACGTCTATGCCGAAGCCAAGTCGACCGGCTTCGACGGAAAAACGATGCGCGCGATCGTCCGCTTGCGTAAGATGGAAAAGCATCACCGCGACGAAGCGGATGCGCTGCTGGAGCTCTATCGTCAGGCGCTGGGCATGATCTGA